In a single window of the Natronosalvus caseinilyticus genome:
- a CDS encoding LVIVD repeat-containing protein has translation MQRRALLRTVAGASSVGIGLNLGPGVSSRSAVASAAQESYEPLGSVPVDGACEVVVGDDRETAYLATVDGFATVDVSDPTDPQVLADRRGLLEDVQNEDRSFTEILDVEVSGDRLIVPGPANPGGPNVFHGFFQYDVSDPANPTLIGEPVETGYHLHNCFLDGDRLYLPRNEVGQNRRPNAVEIYDLSGDDPQRLGEWSLLDHEPRWDDVVEPFLWYLHDVTVHDEIAVLPFWNAGTYLVDVSDPSDPTYVSHVSETSLEEQLEISDAEMMDYYTGLPGNDHYGALDDTGSILAVGREAWVTDAPEADRHGGIDLYDVIDLENPVHATTIDAPETPNGAYEAGQWTTSHNFELRDGLLYSSWYRGGVKLHDLSTLEEPQEIAAWRDPSVAAFWTARVLEPSATFVASSTPILPNAGTEGTLYVFASEAGEQVDPPSFDAADGSGSGTGDGGNETEPGESGNETDAENETGDDDGNQSEDGPEDDDSDPTPGFTAAGAAGVVGGTLALEAWRRRR, from the coding sequence ATGCAACGACGTGCCCTCCTCCGAACGGTCGCTGGCGCCAGTAGCGTCGGCATCGGTCTCAACCTCGGCCCTGGCGTCTCGAGCAGATCCGCCGTCGCCTCGGCGGCACAGGAATCCTACGAACCCCTGGGATCGGTCCCCGTCGACGGGGCCTGCGAGGTCGTCGTCGGCGACGACCGGGAGACGGCGTACCTCGCGACGGTCGACGGCTTCGCCACCGTCGACGTGAGCGATCCGACCGATCCGCAGGTGCTGGCCGACAGACGAGGGCTCCTCGAGGACGTCCAGAACGAGGACCGCTCGTTCACCGAGATTCTCGACGTCGAGGTCAGTGGCGACCGGCTGATCGTCCCCGGGCCGGCAAATCCCGGCGGACCCAATGTCTTCCACGGGTTCTTCCAGTACGACGTGAGCGATCCCGCGAACCCGACGCTGATCGGCGAGCCCGTCGAGACGGGGTATCACCTCCACAACTGCTTTCTCGACGGTGATCGTCTCTACCTCCCCCGCAACGAGGTGGGGCAGAATCGGCGGCCGAACGCGGTCGAAATCTACGACCTGAGCGGGGACGACCCCCAACGCCTCGGCGAATGGTCGCTGCTCGATCACGAGCCGCGGTGGGACGACGTCGTCGAACCTTTCCTCTGGTACCTTCACGACGTAACCGTCCACGACGAGATAGCCGTCCTCCCCTTCTGGAACGCCGGCACCTACCTCGTCGACGTGAGCGATCCGAGCGACCCGACGTACGTTTCCCACGTCTCGGAGACGTCCCTCGAGGAACAACTCGAGATCAGCGACGCCGAGATGATGGACTACTACACCGGACTCCCGGGCAACGACCACTACGGCGCGCTCGACGATACCGGGTCGATCCTCGCGGTGGGCCGGGAGGCCTGGGTGACCGACGCACCCGAGGCCGACCGACACGGCGGCATCGACCTCTACGACGTCATCGACCTCGAGAACCCCGTCCACGCGACGACGATCGACGCGCCAGAGACGCCGAACGGCGCCTACGAGGCCGGCCAGTGGACGACCTCGCACAACTTCGAACTTCGCGACGGACTCCTCTACTCCTCGTGGTACCGTGGCGGCGTAAAGCTCCACGACCTCTCGACGCTCGAGGAACCCCAGGAGATTGCCGCCTGGCGAGACCCGTCCGTTGCGGCGTTCTGGACGGCCCGGGTGCTCGAGCCGTCGGCGACGTTCGTCGCCAGCAGTACGCCAATCCTCCCCAACGCCGGGACCGAAGGCACGCTGTACGTCTTCGCGAGCGAGGCCGGTGAACAGGTCGACCCGCCGTCGTTCGACGCGGCGGACGGCTCCGGATCGGGAACCGGTGACGGAGGCAACGAAACCGAACCAGGCGAATCGGGCAACGAGACCGACGCCGAGAACGAGACCGGTGACGACGACGGCAACCAGTCCGAAGACGGTCCCGAAGACGACGACAGCGACCCGACTCCCGGATTCACCGCCGCGGGCGCTGCCGGCGTCGTCGGCGGGACACTCGCGCTCGAGGCCTGGCGTCGTCGACGCTAA
- a CDS encoding thiolase family protein has translation MTQTPVIVQAVRTPQGKDGGVFADVRSEDLSIPLIDEMLAETGLSGEDVDDLMWGCAQQRDEQDNNIARVIALLSELGESVPATTINRWCASSMQAVISASDAIRAGQRECIIAGGVENMSKVAMGDSYTTLHPQLATEYNVGELQMGMTAEKVAEVYDVDRETQDEYALQSHQRAHAATEEGRFEDQIVPIETDDGTVTTDEGIRPDTDLETLAGLPTVFKGDGTVTPGNASQISDGAAGVMVTSEAFAEEHDLEIMATVGSNNVAGVDPTVMGIGPVPATRGLLERTGRDIEDYDLVELNEAFASQTVYSRDELGIDNEQFNVNGGAIALGHPLGASGARLPVALIHALLERGGGRGLATLCVGFGQGAAIEFEVE, from the coding sequence ATGACACAGACGCCAGTGATCGTCCAGGCTGTCCGGACTCCGCAAGGAAAAGACGGCGGCGTGTTCGCCGACGTTCGCAGCGAGGATCTCTCCATTCCGCTGATCGACGAGATGCTCGCCGAGACCGGCCTCTCGGGCGAAGACGTCGACGACCTGATGTGGGGCTGTGCCCAGCAGCGCGACGAACAGGACAACAACATTGCCCGCGTCATCGCGCTCCTCTCGGAGCTCGGCGAGTCCGTGCCGGCGACGACGATCAACCGCTGGTGTGCCTCCTCGATGCAGGCCGTCATCTCCGCCTCCGACGCCATCCGCGCCGGCCAGCGCGAGTGCATCATCGCCGGCGGCGTCGAGAACATGTCGAAGGTGGCGATGGGCGACAGCTACACGACGCTCCACCCCCAGCTCGCGACCGAGTACAACGTCGGCGAACTCCAGATGGGAATGACCGCCGAGAAGGTCGCCGAGGTCTACGACGTCGACCGTGAGACCCAGGACGAGTACGCTCTCCAGAGCCACCAGCGCGCCCACGCCGCGACCGAGGAGGGCCGCTTCGAGGATCAGATCGTCCCCATCGAGACCGACGACGGCACCGTGACGACGGACGAGGGCATCCGTCCCGACACCGACCTCGAGACCCTGGCGGGACTCCCGACGGTCTTCAAGGGCGATGGAACCGTCACGCCCGGAAACGCCTCTCAGATCTCCGACGGAGCGGCGGGCGTGATGGTCACGAGCGAGGCCTTCGCCGAGGAACACGACCTCGAGATCATGGCAACGGTCGGTTCGAACAACGTCGCTGGCGTCGACCCGACCGTGATGGGTATCGGCCCGGTCCCCGCTACCCGGGGGCTGCTCGAGCGCACTGGCCGGGACATCGAGGACTACGACCTGGTGGAACTCAACGAGGCGTTTGCGAGCCAGACTGTCTATAGCCGTGACGAACTCGGCATCGACAACGAGCAGTTCAACGTTAACGGCGGCGCGATTGCACTCGGCCACCCGCTCGGTGCCTCGGGTGCCCGATTGCCCGTCGCGCTGATCCACGCGTTGCTCGAGCGAGGCGGGGGCCGTGGGCTGGCGACGCTCTGCGTTGGATTTGGTCAGGGAGCGGCGATCGAATTCGAGGTCGAGTAA
- a CDS encoding amino acid-binding protein, with translation MSDEYASGSSTTGAAADSEAEADADATAVDSEGDTPETDGGRQAYTVRLELIDEPGELLRALAPISENGGNLLSIHHERGNITPRGHIPVEVDLECVPARFDDVVDGLREAGINVIQAGPERYGEELTVVLVGHLVETDLSDSLSRIEGDAHAGVLDLSLNAPDGTDAVSSARLRLAVDTGRRETVLEGLRSLADEKGLGLIEPLSGGEI, from the coding sequence ATGAGTGACGAGTACGCTTCCGGGTCGTCGACAACAGGAGCTGCGGCCGACTCCGAGGCCGAGGCTGATGCCGACGCCACCGCGGTCGACAGCGAAGGCGACACCCCGGAGACCGACGGCGGCCGACAGGCCTACACCGTCCGCCTCGAGCTGATCGACGAACCAGGCGAACTCCTCCGGGCGCTGGCACCGATCAGCGAAAACGGCGGCAACCTCCTGAGCATCCACCACGAGCGCGGAAACATCACCCCGCGAGGGCACATCCCCGTCGAGGTCGACCTCGAGTGCGTCCCGGCCCGGTTCGACGACGTCGTCGACGGGTTGCGCGAGGCCGGCATCAACGTCATCCAGGCCGGACCCGAGCGCTACGGCGAGGAACTGACCGTGGTGCTCGTCGGCCACCTCGTCGAGACCGACCTCTCGGATTCGCTCTCACGAATCGAAGGCGACGCCCACGCCGGCGTTCTCGACCTCTCGCTGAACGCTCCCGACGGAACCGACGCGGTCTCGAGCGCGCGACTTCGCCTCGCCGTGGACACGGGTCGACGCGAGACCGTCCTGGAGGGCCTTCGCTCGCTCGCCGACGAGAAGGGACTCGGTCTGATCGAGCCGCTGTCGGGAGGTGAGATCTGA
- a CDS encoding TrmB family transcriptional regulator: MVAFDEEQAEAEALDRLQELGLSQYEAQTLLNLLRLGTGTAQDITRIDGVPRTRVYEAADRLHERGFIDIQHTTPRKFTVISKETVVRTLNTRRETTITELSECLEEIGPAQPQREQFGVWTVTGREAVSARIDEFVAEADEQIVYMTVDELLTDAHLEALQAAADRGVDIYLAGISEEVEERVRAEVPSIDLFETLWEWQDTPAGSLLITDEETALVSALVNGADDADEIEETAIWGAGDRNSLVVVLRAIFTWRLESTRPE, from the coding sequence ATGGTAGCGTTCGACGAAGAGCAGGCCGAAGCCGAGGCACTCGACCGGTTACAGGAGCTGGGTTTGTCCCAGTACGAAGCCCAGACACTCCTCAATCTCTTGCGGCTGGGGACGGGTACCGCACAGGACATCACTCGAATCGACGGCGTTCCCCGAACGCGGGTGTACGAAGCGGCGGATCGGCTCCACGAACGGGGGTTCATCGACATCCAGCACACGACACCGCGAAAGTTCACCGTGATCTCGAAGGAGACCGTCGTCCGTACGCTCAACACCAGACGCGAAACCACGATTACCGAACTCTCGGAGTGTCTGGAGGAGATCGGCCCCGCCCAGCCACAGCGCGAGCAGTTCGGCGTCTGGACGGTCACCGGCCGAGAGGCGGTGTCCGCCCGCATCGACGAGTTCGTCGCCGAGGCAGACGAACAAATCGTCTACATGACCGTCGACGAGTTACTCACCGACGCCCATCTCGAGGCGCTGCAGGCCGCCGCCGACCGGGGGGTCGACATCTATCTGGCGGGCATCTCGGAGGAAGTCGAGGAGCGCGTTCGGGCGGAGGTGCCGTCGATCGACCTGTTCGAAACCCTCTGGGAGTGGCAGGACACGCCCGCGGGGAGCCTGTTGATCACCGACGAAGAGACGGCACTCGTTAGCGCGCTCGTGAACGGGGCCGACGACGCCGATGAGATCGAGGAGACGGCGATCTGGGGTGCTGGCGACCGCAACAGCCTCGTCGTCGTCCTGCGAGCCATCTTTACGTGGCGACTCGAGAGCACTCGGCCTGAGTGA
- a CDS encoding DUF7344 domain-containing protein has product MSHITHTISTDTAIHIVANQRRRSVLTQLIENERNDVGLDVLAKHLSPENPPPDSVETANSERLLLDLYHNHLPKLEDAGLVEYDDRTETVRYHPNERVEKLHQFVTAELE; this is encoded by the coding sequence ATGAGTCACATCACCCACACCATTTCGACCGATACCGCGATACACATCGTCGCCAACCAACGACGCCGTTCGGTCCTCACGCAGTTGATCGAAAACGAGCGCAACGACGTGGGTCTGGACGTGCTCGCCAAACACCTGTCGCCGGAGAATCCGCCCCCAGATTCAGTTGAAACAGCGAACTCCGAACGACTTCTTCTGGACCTGTATCACAACCATCTCCCGAAACTCGAAGACGCCGGCCTCGTTGAGTACGACGACCGAACGGAAACGGTCCGCTATCATCCGAACGAGCGCGTCGAAAAACTGCACCAGTTCGTCACGGCTGAACTCGAGTAA
- a CDS encoding ROK family protein, with translation MVYYAGVDLGATNVRAVMGDGEGRTVGSSKNGTPRGPTGIDVTEKVLATLREACADAGVEPARVEAVGIGSIGPFDLAEGAVIDPANFPETVDRIPLTGPISVLVDSEEVYLHNDTNAGVIGERFHSDRNPDDMVYVTISSGIGAGVCCDGRIISGWDGNAGEVGHCVVDPRGRLTCGCGKEGHWEGYCSGNNIPEYARLLAEDDPSIDTSLPLEDPDFTAKDVFDLAGEDQLADHTIEQVAHWNVIGISNVVHSYAPLVVSLGGAVVLHNEDLVVDPIRERVPEMVMSNVPEITVTDHGDDVVLEGALASAMTEGTGDRRRMRG, from the coding sequence ATGGTCTACTACGCGGGCGTCGACCTCGGCGCGACCAACGTTCGAGCGGTCATGGGCGACGGCGAGGGCCGAACCGTCGGCTCGAGCAAGAACGGGACGCCTCGAGGCCCGACCGGGATCGACGTGACCGAGAAGGTTCTCGCGACGCTTCGGGAAGCCTGCGCGGACGCCGGGGTCGAACCGGCTCGGGTCGAGGCCGTCGGCATCGGCTCGATCGGCCCGTTCGACCTCGCTGAGGGGGCGGTGATCGACCCCGCGAACTTTCCGGAAACGGTCGATCGAATCCCGCTGACGGGCCCGATTTCGGTGCTCGTCGACTCCGAGGAGGTCTACCTCCACAACGACACCAACGCGGGCGTCATCGGCGAGCGATTCCACTCCGACCGAAACCCCGACGACATGGTGTACGTCACGATCTCCTCGGGGATCGGCGCGGGAGTGTGCTGTGACGGGCGGATCATCTCCGGCTGGGACGGCAACGCGGGCGAGGTCGGCCACTGCGTCGTCGACCCCCGTGGGCGGTTGACCTGCGGCTGTGGCAAGGAGGGCCACTGGGAGGGCTACTGTTCGGGAAACAACATCCCCGAGTACGCCCGCCTGCTGGCCGAGGACGATCCCTCGATCGACACCAGCCTGCCCCTCGAGGACCCCGACTTCACGGCCAAGGACGTCTTCGATCTGGCCGGCGAGGACCAACTCGCCGACCACACGATCGAGCAGGTCGCCCACTGGAACGTGATCGGCATTTCGAACGTCGTTCACTCCTACGCACCCCTGGTCGTCTCTCTCGGCGGTGCCGTCGTCTTGCACAACGAGGACCTCGTGGTCGACCCCATTCGCGAACGGGTCCCCGAGATGGTGATGTCGAACGTCCCCGAGATCACCGTCACCGATCACGGTGACGACGTCGTCCTCGAGGGCGCCCTGGCGAGCGCGATGACCGAGGGAACCGGCGACCGGCGTCGAATGCGCGGGTAA
- a CDS encoding HalOD1 output domain-containing protein: MVGSDREEDAQSAEPTPIRLRKMYDWSVTAPSFAVIDALATLERVDPAELVAVLETTLYDHVDPEALDILVRDRKSDSISITISIDRYQVRFDGDELIIFESTGPSSL; this comes from the coding sequence ATGGTCGGAAGTGATCGAGAAGAGGATGCGCAGTCGGCCGAGCCGACTCCCATCCGCCTTCGGAAAATGTACGACTGGTCGGTTACGGCGCCGAGCTTCGCCGTGATCGACGCCCTCGCAACCCTCGAGCGCGTCGACCCAGCCGAACTGGTGGCCGTGCTCGAGACGACGCTTTACGATCACGTCGATCCGGAAGCGCTCGATATTCTCGTCCGAGACCGAAAATCGGATTCGATCTCGATCACCATTTCGATCGACCGCTACCAGGTCCGATTCGACGGTGACGAACTGATCATCTTCGAATCGACCGGTCCCTCGTCGCTGTAA
- a CDS encoding TrmB family transcriptional regulator yields the protein MTQEERISEAISLLQELGLKEYEARCFLALTQLSTGTAKEIHEISEVPRTRVYDAIGVLESEGLVEVQHASPQRFRAVGIAEATRTLRRKYDTRIETLESNLQTIERRKLEEDDTQLQEVWSLMGNEAIESRTLDLIDEAESEIALLVVDEELLSETLFEHLEAARERELSILLGGQTESITAQLGTGLPNVRTFETGLDWLTGPAVAHEVAISRILLVDRETLLIGSYYPDADDEKAREQAVFARGLENGIVVLLRRLVSAGLAPSNDPGNG from the coding sequence ATGACACAGGAAGAACGCATCTCGGAAGCGATTAGTCTGCTACAGGAACTCGGACTCAAGGAGTACGAAGCGCGCTGTTTTCTGGCGCTCACACAGCTGTCCACCGGCACGGCGAAAGAGATCCACGAGATCTCCGAGGTGCCTCGGACGCGGGTGTACGATGCAATCGGTGTGCTCGAGTCAGAGGGCCTGGTCGAAGTACAGCATGCGAGCCCCCAGCGGTTTCGAGCCGTGGGGATCGCCGAGGCGACGCGGACGCTCCGCCGAAAGTACGACACCCGTATCGAGACACTCGAATCGAATCTCCAGACGATCGAACGCCGAAAACTCGAGGAGGACGACACCCAGCTCCAGGAAGTGTGGTCGCTGATGGGAAACGAGGCGATCGAGTCACGAACGCTCGACCTCATCGACGAAGCGGAATCCGAAATCGCATTGCTCGTCGTTGACGAGGAACTGCTGTCGGAGACGCTGTTCGAGCACCTCGAGGCGGCCCGAGAACGAGAACTCTCGATACTGCTTGGCGGCCAAACGGAGTCGATCACCGCGCAACTCGGGACGGGACTCCCCAACGTCCGCACGTTCGAAACCGGCCTGGACTGGCTCACTGGGCCAGCGGTCGCTCACGAGGTTGCGATCAGTCGAATCCTGCTCGTCGACCGCGAGACGCTGCTGATCGGATCGTACTATCCAGACGCCGACGACGAGAAGGCGAGAGAACAGGCGGTGTTCGCGCGCGGTCTCGAGAACGGAATCGTGGTGCTGTTGCGGCGACTGGTGTCGGCAGGGTTGGCTCCGTCGAACGATCCGGGTAACGGGTAG
- a CDS encoding NifU family protein: MTDADDEPLKARVEQWLTREMPIIKMHGGTSAVREADPETGEVIIELGGGCTGCEVADITTSNIEAELLTWPEITDITVRVPDPRESLGGPDQAESIMGIDRTEGGRGDWGSSNPGKDHF; the protein is encoded by the coding sequence ATGACCGACGCCGACGACGAGCCACTGAAAGCGCGCGTCGAGCAGTGGCTCACCCGCGAGATGCCGATCATCAAGATGCACGGCGGGACGAGCGCCGTTCGCGAAGCCGATCCGGAGACCGGCGAGGTGATTATCGAACTCGGCGGCGGCTGTACCGGCTGTGAGGTCGCCGACATCACGACCAGCAACATCGAGGCCGAGTTGCTGACCTGGCCCGAAATCACCGACATCACCGTCCGGGTTCCGGACCCGCGCGAGAGCCTCGGCGGACCCGACCAGGCCGAGTCGATCATGGGCATCGACCGAACCGAGGGCGGACGCGGGGACTGGGGGTCCTCGAACCCGGGGAAGGACCACTTCTGA
- a CDS encoding beta-propeller domain-containing protein, translating to MGFDRQVLAVALVALLVGSSVGFAFAGELGGTSPAAADTNGLENRQLSNDTPQPTIEQFDSEAAFADYLRASNDGSGSFGFGMGRPAVVTDEVEEDAADGDAGNGNGNDATDDAARSGDSSSAGADERRYAETNVQEAMMDEPDILKTDGQTVYYGDRRFRGGSATHVIDASTPNDPTALSEIPRSGEMLLTNDDVLVQFDRNRLRGYDVSSPEDPDEAWSTDLEGHLEAARLYDGDIYLVMADRVSPAEPCPVEPLGDDGPAVDCTDVHYPTDQNGANTVYTTLRLDPASGEVTDSVSFLGSSHTTATYVSENGVYLTYVDSPSHADVRLEFLLTTGEAYLDDRSLERLERLQGYDLSEHATMVEIEAILADWRAGLDDDERRTKERELRDAWEEYVEENKRAFDRTGIVTVGFGGDLSVDAGGAVPGTPLNQWSMDEHDGHLRIATTINAPGAEWENDLYVLDSDLEVTGSVTGMGVDERVYSVRYEGDKAYVVTFRQIDPFHVIDVSDHENPVLEGELKLPGYSDYLHPLGEERILGIGQEDGKVKAVIFDASDPENPVIEDDEILEDRWSAVSESHNAFLLDERHGVFFLPGSEGGHVYAYEDGLEHVMTVDTDGPAFRATYIDDSLYVFGEDELVVVDQTTWEEVKRLDL from the coding sequence ATGGGATTCGATCGACAGGTGCTGGCAGTCGCCCTCGTCGCCCTGCTCGTGGGCTCGAGCGTGGGATTCGCCTTCGCCGGCGAACTCGGTGGGACGAGCCCGGCGGCAGCCGACACCAACGGACTGGAGAATCGACAGCTATCGAACGACACTCCTCAGCCGACTATCGAGCAGTTCGACTCCGAGGCGGCGTTCGCCGACTACCTGCGGGCGTCGAACGACGGTTCCGGGTCTTTCGGTTTCGGAATGGGGCGGCCGGCCGTCGTGACCGACGAGGTCGAGGAAGACGCCGCAGATGGGGACGCCGGGAACGGTAACGGCAACGATGCTACTGACGACGCAGCCAGGAGTGGCGACTCCTCGAGCGCCGGTGCCGACGAGCGCCGCTACGCCGAGACGAACGTCCAGGAGGCGATGATGGACGAACCCGACATCCTGAAGACCGACGGCCAGACCGTCTACTACGGCGACCGGCGGTTCCGCGGTGGGAGCGCGACGCACGTCATCGACGCCTCGACGCCGAACGATCCGACGGCGCTGAGCGAGATTCCGCGCTCGGGCGAGATGCTCCTGACCAACGACGACGTGCTGGTGCAGTTCGACCGCAACCGCCTGCGCGGCTACGACGTCTCGAGCCCCGAAGACCCCGACGAGGCCTGGTCGACGGACCTCGAGGGCCACCTCGAGGCGGCCCGCCTCTACGACGGCGACATCTACCTCGTCATGGCCGACCGCGTCTCACCGGCCGAACCCTGTCCGGTCGAGCCGCTGGGCGACGACGGCCCCGCGGTCGACTGTACGGACGTCCACTACCCGACCGATCAGAACGGCGCCAACACGGTGTACACGACGCTGCGCCTGGACCCCGCGAGCGGCGAGGTCACTGACTCGGTGAGCTTCCTCGGCTCGTCGCACACGACCGCGACCTACGTCTCCGAGAACGGCGTCTACCTGACGTACGTGGACTCGCCCTCGCACGCGGACGTTCGCCTCGAGTTCCTCCTGACGACCGGTGAAGCGTACCTCGACGACCGGTCGCTCGAACGACTCGAGCGACTGCAGGGGTACGACCTCTCTGAACACGCGACGATGGTGGAAATCGAGGCCATCCTCGCCGACTGGCGGGCCGGACTCGACGACGACGAGCGCCGCACCAAAGAGCGCGAACTTCGCGACGCCTGGGAGGAGTACGTTGAGGAGAACAAGCGAGCGTTCGACCGGACGGGGATCGTCACGGTCGGATTCGGTGGCGACCTCTCTGTCGACGCCGGCGGCGCCGTCCCCGGCACGCCGCTCAACCAGTGGTCGATGGACGAACACGACGGCCACCTGCGCATCGCGACGACGATCAACGCCCCGGGTGCCGAGTGGGAGAACGACCTCTACGTGCTCGATTCAGACCTCGAGGTGACCGGCTCGGTCACCGGCATGGGCGTCGACGAGCGGGTCTACTCCGTACGCTACGAGGGCGACAAGGCCTACGTCGTCACGTTCCGCCAGATCGACCCGTTCCACGTCATCGACGTCTCCGACCACGAGAACCCGGTGCTCGAGGGTGAACTCAAGCTTCCGGGCTACTCCGACTACCTCCACCCGCTCGGCGAGGAGCGTATCCTCGGTATCGGGCAGGAAGACGGGAAGGTCAAGGCCGTGATCTTCGACGCGAGCGACCCCGAGAATCCAGTGATCGAGGACGATGAAATCCTCGAGGATCGCTGGTCGGCCGTCAGCGAGAGCCACAACGCCTTCCTGCTCGACGAGCGCCACGGCGTGTTCTTCCTGCCGGGCAGCGAGGGCGGGCACGTCTACGCCTACGAGGACGGCCTCGAGCACGTGATGACCGTCGATACCGACGGTCCGGCTTTCCGGGCGACGTACATCGACGACTCGCTGTACGTCTTCGGCGAGGACGAACTGGTCGTCGTCGACCAGACGACCTGGGAGGAAGTGAAGCGCCTCGACCTGTAG